Proteins co-encoded in one endosymbiont 'TC1' of Trimyema compressum genomic window:
- the rsgA gene encoding ribosome small subunit-dependent GTPase A, with protein sequence MNYLKLKEYGLTDCLKQESTLYNNMYLARVTEQHCSLYKVMSEKNEIIAQVSGKLIHNAQNSESFPAVGDWVMIDRNHNQGGNGIINHILSRKSILARKEPGSTNRKQVIATNIDLVFLCMSLNANFNLRRMERYLSLVWDSGAMPVIILTKSDLCKDLENKIAEVKSVAIGVDIVAFSALDNDGYCYLKDYFKNEKTGAFIGSSGVGKSTLINTLLGKSLLATKNIRESDDKGRHTTTHRQLLLLPNGGIVIDTPGMRELQLYNSNLPKAFEDIESLSGQCKFNDCTHTNEPQCKVKEAIANGTLSKERLANYQKLQRETLYAHLNSRQLEQEKINNMFGSKKEIKQFKKHLKIKSKNNHNHT encoded by the coding sequence ATGAACTATTTAAAATTAAAAGAATATGGTCTTACTGACTGCTTGAAACAAGAAAGCACACTTTATAACAATATGTATCTCGCTCGAGTGACAGAACAACATTGTAGCCTTTACAAGGTAATGAGCGAAAAAAATGAGATAATTGCACAAGTATCTGGGAAGCTTATCCATAATGCACAGAATTCTGAGTCTTTTCCAGCAGTCGGAGACTGGGTAATGATTGATAGAAACCACAATCAGGGAGGAAATGGTATTATCAACCATATACTTAGTCGAAAAAGTATTTTAGCTAGAAAAGAACCTGGCTCAACTAATAGAAAACAAGTGATTGCAACGAATATTGATTTAGTATTCCTTTGTATGTCACTAAATGCCAACTTCAATTTAAGACGCATGGAAAGATACCTCTCATTAGTGTGGGATAGCGGAGCAATGCCTGTAATAATATTGACAAAGTCAGATTTATGTAAGGATTTAGAAAATAAAATTGCAGAAGTTAAAAGTGTTGCTATAGGCGTAGATATTGTTGCTTTTTCAGCACTAGATAATGACGGCTACTGCTACTTAAAAGATTATTTTAAAAATGAAAAGACAGGTGCTTTTATTGGTTCCTCTGGCGTAGGAAAATCCACATTAATTAATACCTTGCTAGGTAAAAGCTTGTTGGCGACAAAAAATATTCGGGAATCTGATGATAAAGGGCGCCATACTACCACTCATCGCCAACTACTTCTACTCCCCAATGGTGGTATTGTTATTGACACACCAGGAATGCGGGAATTGCAACTTTATAACAGTAATCTTCCCAAAGCTTTTGAAGATATTGAATCCTTGAGTGGTCAATGTAAATTTAATGACTGCACCCATACAAATGAACCACAATGCAAAGTAAAGGAAGCCATTGCCAATGGCACTCTATCGAAAGAACGGCTTGCAAACTATCAAAAGTTGCAAAGAGAAACCCTTTATGCCCATTTGAATTCGCGACAGTTAGAACAAGAAAAAATTAACAACATGTTTGGTAGCAAAAAAGAAATTAAACAATTCAAAAAACACTTGAAGATTAAGTCAAAAAACAATCATAACCACACGTAA
- a CDS encoding LexA family protein: protein MSKNREYFALKAFSNSMYPKIEDGDMLIVRKQPSFENGETGIAIVNGNDKTIKKIKIDETGIILIPLNMIDFEPIFYSCEKAKSLPVQIVGRVEEVRKTL, encoded by the coding sequence ATGAGTAAAAACAGAGAATACTTCGCATTAAAAGCATTTAGTAATAGCATGTACCCTAAGATTGAAGATGGTGATATGTTAATTGTAAGAAAACAACCTTCTTTTGAAAACGGAGAAACAGGAATTGCAATTGTCAATGGCAATGATAAAACAATTAAGAAAATCAAAATAGATGAAACTGGCATTATACTCATCCCATTAAATATGATTGATTTTGAACCAATCTTTTACAGTTGTGAAAAGGCTAAAAGTCTGCCAGTTCAAATTGTAGGTAGAGTTGAGGAAGTTAGAAAAACTTTGTAA
- a CDS encoding N-acetylmuramoyl-L-alanine amidase, producing the protein MANLGCLLVYMQMKEGALDIYTKYWSNSPTASLGHAVYNACSSVASKNGLANRGLKAGDLYVLRETNNRTVLLELGFVDNKKGCRFNVECFL; encoded by the coding sequence ATGGCAAACCTTGGTTGCTTGTTAGTATACATGCAAATGAAGGAGGGGGCACTGGATATTTATACAAAATACTGGAGTAATAGTCCTACAGCAAGCTTAGGTCATGCAGTATACAATGCCTGTTCATCAGTAGCAAGCAAGAATGGATTAGCTAATAGGGGATTAAAAGCAGGAGACTTATATGTGTTGAGAGAAACGAATAATAGAACAGTATTGTTGGAGCTTGGATTTGTAGATAATAAAAAAGGATGCAGATTTAATGTCGAATGCTTCTTATAG
- a CDS encoding epoxyqueuosine reductase — protein sequence MNTLHSELIKICNSYPDVLFGFSHTSFSDYKDQYKSYIVLAVPHSISLTLNSYSEKHFEKLINETRKTIDNINNNLKTLFDSFKVQYEFPPIAQSSEETLLAPFSFKYAAVNASLGWIGKNDILIINKYGPRVRLSAVLVNCDLPISTPILESQCPKDCFKCINACPCHALTGNMWNINSLRHDLIDYFLCNKMRSAYIKTHNRKNSCGLCFVACPIGL from the coding sequence ATGAATACTCTACATAGTGAATTAATAAAAATTTGTAATAGTTACCCAGATGTTTTATTTGGATTTTCCCACACATCATTTAGCGATTATAAAGATCAATACAAAAGTTATATTGTATTAGCTGTACCACATTCAATATCTTTAACTTTAAATTCCTACTCTGAAAAGCACTTCGAAAAACTAATTAATGAAACACGCAAAACCATTGACAATATAAACAACAATTTAAAGACTCTTTTTGACTCGTTCAAAGTACAATATGAATTCCCGCCTATTGCTCAATCAAGTGAAGAAACACTTCTTGCACCTTTTTCCTTTAAATATGCAGCTGTAAATGCCAGTTTAGGTTGGATTGGTAAAAATGATATCCTCATTATAAATAAATATGGTCCACGTGTTAGGCTGTCTGCCGTTTTGGTCAATTGTGATTTACCTATCAGTACACCAATCTTAGAAAGTCAATGCCCAAAGGACTGCTTTAAATGCATTAATGCTTGTCCTTGTCATGCCCTCACAGGTAATATGTGGAATATTAATTCTCTTCGTCATGATCTAATCGATTATTTCCTTTGTAATAAAATGAGAAGTGCATACATTAAAACTCATAATCGTAAAAATTCATGTGGACTGTGCTTTGTTGCCTGCCCAATCGGTTTATAA